In Mycosarcoma maydis chromosome 20, whole genome shotgun sequence, the genomic stretch TGAATCAGACAATGCGCAGCCCAAGCCCGAGGGCggtgagcagctcaacaTCAAGGTCAAAGATGCCGATGGAAACGAGGTCTTCTTCAAGGTCAAGCGCACCACCAAGCTctccaagctcaagaaggcgtACGCAGAGAGGATGGGCAAGCCCGAAA encodes the following:
- a CDS encoding SUMO family protein SMT3 (related to SMT3 ubiquitin-like protein) is translated as MAESDNAQPKPEGGEQLNIKVKDADGNEVFFKVKRTTKLSKLKKAYAERMGKPENSVRFIFDGQRIGDNDTAETLGMEDQDEIDAMIEQLGGC